The Anopheles coluzzii chromosome 2, AcolN3, whole genome shotgun sequence genome window below encodes:
- the LOC120953859 gene encoding ras-related protein Rab-11A codes for MGNRDDEYDYLFKVVLIGDSGVGKSNLLSRFTRNEFNLESKSTIGVEFATRSIEVDGKTIKAQIWDTAGQERYRAITSAYYRGAVGALLVYDIAKHLTYENVERWLRELRDHADQNIVIMLVGNKSDLRHLRAVPTDEAKGFAERNGLSFIETSALDSTNVETAFQNILTEIYRIVSQKQIRDPPEGSVIRPNLENIDVKPTNPTTDSVRKQCCQ; via the exons TTGTACTGATCGGAGACTCGGGAGTCGGAAAAAGTAACCTGCTATCGAGATTTACTAGGAATGAGTTTAATCTTGAATCTAAATCAACCATAGGTGTGGAATTTGCTACTAGAAGTATAGAG GTCGATGGTAAAACTATTAAGGCCCAGATCTGGGATACTGCTGGACAGGAGCGCTATCGTGCGATAACTTCAGCGTACTATCGTGGTGCTGTGGGGGCTTTGCTCGTGTACGACATTGCGAAGCATTTGACCTACGAGAACGTCGAACGATGGCTTCGGGAGCTGCGTGATCATGCTGATCAAAATATTGTCATCATGCTTGTTGGAAACAAGAGTGATTTACGGCATCTGCGTGCCGTACCTACGGATGAGGCGAAGGGTTTCGCAGAACGCAACGGGCTCAGCTTCATTGAAACGTCAGCGTTGGACTCGACTAATGTCGAAACAGCATTCCAAAACATACTCACAG aGATCTACCGAATTGTGTCGCAAAAGCAAATCCGAGATCCGCCAGAAGGCAGCGTAATTAGACCGAACTTGGAAAACATCGACGTGAAGCCGACCAATCCGACGACTGATTCCGTGCGAAAACAATGCTGCCAGTGA